The Cellvibrio polysaccharolyticus genomic interval CCTGTTCAATCTGGCTGAGAATGGAAAAAACACCCAGGCTGCGCTTCTCCAGTTCAGGCTCGAAGAAGGTATAGACTGCCGATAAGCCATCTTCCAGTCGATCACAGACCGCGACGCCAATCAAACGCTGTTCAAGACGAAATTCCAGGTAATGGCTCACCCCCCATTCGCTGGTTAAAAAGGCGTTATATTGCGCTTCCGAGGGCGGATACATATCGCCATCGCGATGGCGCAACTGGATGTAGCGCTCATAAAGGCGGTAGTGTTCCTCAGTGCGGATGGAAGTAACTGTATGGCACGTAATATCCTGGTTGCGTTGCCAACAGCGGCGCTGGCTGCGGTTGGGGGCAAAGCCCATCACCGGAATGCGGCAGGAAATACAGGCCTGACAAGCGCTGCAGTGGGGGCGGTAGAGATGGGCGCCGGAGCGACGAAAGCCCATGCGGGACAGCTCGCTGTAAACCTGGCTGTTAATTTCGGCCTCCGGA includes:
- a CDS encoding arginyltransferase, coding for MTDLSHLRLFATQPHPCSYLENREATTVFVDPEAEINSQVYSELSRMGFRRSGAHLYRPHCSACQACISCRIPVMGFAPNRSQRRCWQRNQDITCHTVTSIRTEEHYRLYERYIQLRHRDGDMYPPSEAQYNAFLTSEWGVSHYLEFRLEQRLIGVAVCDRLEDGLSAVYTFFEPELEKRSLGVFSILSQIEQAKQAALPYVYLGYWVKGCQKMQYKIQYRAIELLVNRRWVLLR